Proteins co-encoded in one Papaver somniferum cultivar HN1 chromosome 5, ASM357369v1, whole genome shotgun sequence genomic window:
- the LOC113284515 gene encoding uncharacterized protein LOC113284515 isoform X1, which produces MGGGGKGPLEKIKRCLWTVVFMLTMVASLLVLSAPVLIGIGDILVPCILIPSFTCVRCHSFREHLQRYGFRTSLMDLPIVSLLRSFIITCVYTLCDSPGLSHGPYLGTATLCSFVSILVLAVKACVFSATFEAEGSTSLARQKKLHLKKSWGMPVLFFSSLVFALGHMVVAYRTSCKARRKLLFHRVDPEAVLSCKSVFSSYQKVPRSPTPSAGKALRSDSEGRRKAFGTARDEGELPIRLLAEMDSLFIPCQGLTLHYKLSFPESHPSHSAPTAFLDESPNSNSPPRISARLKLERPPLSGPSKLQHHHLQRSYSNQFPSSSLYAPLLEGSATSSVYFSEEIPVLSLDDANKGLSAISSMGNVETGGYGKLGIVLVHGFGGGVFSWRHVMGVLARRVGCTVAAFDRPGWGLTSRPQRKDWEESQLPNPYKLETQVDLLLSFCLDMGFSSVILVGHDDGGLLALKAAERVQTSKNSEYLQIKGVVLLGVSPSREVVPAFARILLRTSLGKKHLVRPLLRTEITQVVNRRAWYDCTKLTTEVLNLYKAPLCIEGWDEALHEICRLSFETVLSAQNAEALFKSVEDLPVLVVAGAEDALVSLKSSQVTASKLVNSRLVAISGCGHLPHEECPKALLAALLPFITRLLPPMLDHEQSLQRH; this is translated from the exons ATGGGTGGTGGTGGAAAAGGTCCATTAGAGAAGATTAAGAGATGTTTATGGACAGTGGTGTTTATGTTAACAATGGTAGCATCATTATTAGTATTATCTGCTCCTGTATTGATTGGTATTGGTGATATATTGGTTCCTTGTATTTTGATTCCAAGTTTTACTTGTGTTAGATGTCATAGTTTTAGAGAACATTTACAGAGATATGGGTTTAGAACTTCattaatggatcttccgattgtTTCTCTACTCAGATCTTTCATCATCACAT gtgtttataCTTTGTGTGATAGTCCAGGTCTGTCTCATGGGCCTTACCTTGGTACAGCAACACTTTGTTCTTTCGTGTCCATACTTGTGCTAGCAGTGAAAGCTTGTGTTTTTAGTGCAACATTTGAGGCTGAGGGTTCAACATCACTTGCAAGGCAGAAGAAATTACATTTGAAGAAGTCTTGGGGAATGCCGGTGTTGTTCTTCTCGTCGTTGGTTTTTGCACTTGGTCACATGGTTGTTGCTTATAGGACTAGCTGCAAGGCAAGGAGGAAGCTATTGTTTCATAGAGTTGACCCTGAGGCG GTTCTTTCCTGCAAAAGTGTATTTTCTAGTTACCAAAAGGTCCCACGATCTCCAACACCCTCTGCAGGCAAAGCCCTAAGAAGTGACAGTGAGGGAAGGCGAAAGGCTTTTGGTACAGCTCGTGATGAAGGAGAACTCCCAATAAGACTACTTGCAGAGATGGACAGCTTGTTTATACCGTGTCAAGGTCTTACTCTCCATTACAAGCTGAGCTTCCCCGAGTCACATCCTTCTCACTCTGCTCCAACTGCATTTCTTGATGAGAGTCCTAATAGCAATTCACCTCCAAGAATATCAGCAAGACTTAAACTTGAGAGGCCACCGTTAAGTGGTCCATCTAAATTACAGCACCATCATCTACAGAGGAGCTATAGTAACCAATTCCCCAGCTCCTCTCTATACGCTCCACTTCTGGAGGGttctgcaacttcatcagtttATTTTTCAGAAGAAATCCCTGTTTTGAGTCTAGATGATGCAAACAAAGGCTTGAGTGCTATTAGTTCAATGGGAAACGTAGAGACTGGTGGATATGGGAAGCTTGGAATTGTTTTGGTGCACGGTTTCGGAGGGGGAGTGTTCTCCTGGAGACATGTGATGGGTGTTCTGGCAAGACGAGTTGGTTGCACAGTTGCTGCTTTTGATCGTCCAGGTTGGGGATTAACTTCTCGACCACAGAGGAAAGACTGGGAAGAAAGTCAACTGCCTAATCCTTATAAACTCGAAACTCAG GTGgatcttctcctttctttttgcTTGGATATGGGGTTTTCTTCGGTGATACTTGTTGGTCATGACGATGGAGGTCTACTTGCATTAAAGGCTGCAGAACGAGTCCAAACATCCAAAAATTCTGAATAT TTACAGATCAAGGGTGTGGTGCTGCTCGGTGTTAGTCCGTCAAGAGAAGTCGTTCCTGCCTTTGCTAGGATTCTTTTACGTACTTCTCTTGGGAAAAAACACTTGGTACGACCTTTGCTGCGAACCGAGATCACTCAAGTTGTTAACCGGCGAGCGTGGTATGATTGCACCAAGCTAACAACAGAAGTTTTGAACCTCTACAAG GCGCCTCTTTGCATCGAAGGGTGGGATGAAGCACTCCACGAAATCTGTAGGTTGTCATTTGAAACAGTTCTTTCAGCCCAAAATGCAGAAGCATTATTTAAATCGGTAGAAGACTTGCCAGTTTTGGTCGTCGCTGGTGCCGAGGATGCCCTTGTCTCTCTAAAATCTTCTCAAGTTACGGCATCTAAGCTTGTAAATTCT AGACTAGTAGCAATATCTGGGTGCGGTCATCTTCCACACGAAGAATGCCCTAAAGCATTACTTGCAGCGTTATTACCGTTTATTACTAGGCTTTTACCACCAATGTTAGATCATGAACAAAGCCTGCAAAGACATTAG
- the LOC113284515 gene encoding uncharacterized protein LOC113284515 isoform X2, with amino-acid sequence MGGGGKGPLEKIKRCLWTVVFMLTMVASLLVLSAPVLIGIGDILVPCILIPSFTCVRCHSFREHLQRYGFRTSLMDLPIVSLLRSFIITCVYTLCDSPGLSHGPYLGTATLCSFVSILVLAVKACVFSATFEAEGSTSLARQKKLHLKKSWGMPVLFFSSLVFALGHMVVAYRTSCKARRKLLFHRVDPEAVLSCKSVFSSYQKVPRSPTPSAGKALRSDSEGRRKAFGTARDEGELPIRLLAEMDSLFIPCQGLTLHYKLSFPESHPSHSAPTAFLDESPNSNSPPRISARLKLERPPLSGPSKLQHHHLQRSYSNQFPSSSLYAPLLEGSATSSVYFSEEIPVLSLDDANKGLSAISSMGNVETGGYGKLGIVLVHGFGGGVFSWRHVMGVLARRVGCTVAAFDRPGWGLTSRPQRKDWEESQLPNPYKLETQVDLLLSFCLDMGFSSVILVGHDDGGLLALKAAERVQTSKNSEYIKGVVLLGVSPSREVVPAFARILLRTSLGKKHLVRPLLRTEITQVVNRRAWYDCTKLTTEVLNLYKAPLCIEGWDEALHEICRLSFETVLSAQNAEALFKSVEDLPVLVVAGAEDALVSLKSSQVTASKLVNSRLVAISGCGHLPHEECPKALLAALLPFITRLLPPMLDHEQSLQRH; translated from the exons ATGGGTGGTGGTGGAAAAGGTCCATTAGAGAAGATTAAGAGATGTTTATGGACAGTGGTGTTTATGTTAACAATGGTAGCATCATTATTAGTATTATCTGCTCCTGTATTGATTGGTATTGGTGATATATTGGTTCCTTGTATTTTGATTCCAAGTTTTACTTGTGTTAGATGTCATAGTTTTAGAGAACATTTACAGAGATATGGGTTTAGAACTTCattaatggatcttccgattgtTTCTCTACTCAGATCTTTCATCATCACAT gtgtttataCTTTGTGTGATAGTCCAGGTCTGTCTCATGGGCCTTACCTTGGTACAGCAACACTTTGTTCTTTCGTGTCCATACTTGTGCTAGCAGTGAAAGCTTGTGTTTTTAGTGCAACATTTGAGGCTGAGGGTTCAACATCACTTGCAAGGCAGAAGAAATTACATTTGAAGAAGTCTTGGGGAATGCCGGTGTTGTTCTTCTCGTCGTTGGTTTTTGCACTTGGTCACATGGTTGTTGCTTATAGGACTAGCTGCAAGGCAAGGAGGAAGCTATTGTTTCATAGAGTTGACCCTGAGGCG GTTCTTTCCTGCAAAAGTGTATTTTCTAGTTACCAAAAGGTCCCACGATCTCCAACACCCTCTGCAGGCAAAGCCCTAAGAAGTGACAGTGAGGGAAGGCGAAAGGCTTTTGGTACAGCTCGTGATGAAGGAGAACTCCCAATAAGACTACTTGCAGAGATGGACAGCTTGTTTATACCGTGTCAAGGTCTTACTCTCCATTACAAGCTGAGCTTCCCCGAGTCACATCCTTCTCACTCTGCTCCAACTGCATTTCTTGATGAGAGTCCTAATAGCAATTCACCTCCAAGAATATCAGCAAGACTTAAACTTGAGAGGCCACCGTTAAGTGGTCCATCTAAATTACAGCACCATCATCTACAGAGGAGCTATAGTAACCAATTCCCCAGCTCCTCTCTATACGCTCCACTTCTGGAGGGttctgcaacttcatcagtttATTTTTCAGAAGAAATCCCTGTTTTGAGTCTAGATGATGCAAACAAAGGCTTGAGTGCTATTAGTTCAATGGGAAACGTAGAGACTGGTGGATATGGGAAGCTTGGAATTGTTTTGGTGCACGGTTTCGGAGGGGGAGTGTTCTCCTGGAGACATGTGATGGGTGTTCTGGCAAGACGAGTTGGTTGCACAGTTGCTGCTTTTGATCGTCCAGGTTGGGGATTAACTTCTCGACCACAGAGGAAAGACTGGGAAGAAAGTCAACTGCCTAATCCTTATAAACTCGAAACTCAG GTGgatcttctcctttctttttgcTTGGATATGGGGTTTTCTTCGGTGATACTTGTTGGTCATGACGATGGAGGTCTACTTGCATTAAAGGCTGCAGAACGAGTCCAAACATCCAAAAATTCTGAATAT ATCAAGGGTGTGGTGCTGCTCGGTGTTAGTCCGTCAAGAGAAGTCGTTCCTGCCTTTGCTAGGATTCTTTTACGTACTTCTCTTGGGAAAAAACACTTGGTACGACCTTTGCTGCGAACCGAGATCACTCAAGTTGTTAACCGGCGAGCGTGGTATGATTGCACCAAGCTAACAACAGAAGTTTTGAACCTCTACAAG GCGCCTCTTTGCATCGAAGGGTGGGATGAAGCACTCCACGAAATCTGTAGGTTGTCATTTGAAACAGTTCTTTCAGCCCAAAATGCAGAAGCATTATTTAAATCGGTAGAAGACTTGCCAGTTTTGGTCGTCGCTGGTGCCGAGGATGCCCTTGTCTCTCTAAAATCTTCTCAAGTTACGGCATCTAAGCTTGTAAATTCT AGACTAGTAGCAATATCTGGGTGCGGTCATCTTCCACACGAAGAATGCCCTAAAGCATTACTTGCAGCGTTATTACCGTTTATTACTAGGCTTTTACCACCAATGTTAGATCATGAACAAAGCCTGCAAAGACATTAG